In uncultured Methanobrevibacter sp., one DNA window encodes the following:
- a CDS encoding NosD domain-containing protein: MDGAHVISEIYQTYGILLLYSSNNVVSGNNVNVTSKLAEVHSTTGKDNSTNSLVGIDLYFNSHNNVFSNNIVNVKGKDNYVYGMGVLGYNTGHKAPEGQGATNNTFEGNIITLESPYFATGLIVGAESEGTILKDNVIFLNANGVTYGITLELSKMTTIEGNDVTLNSEVIYGIEALSSDGNVIIGNDFKTDAKQVYGILLSICKENIISNNIISANGNGEELTIRNLDSIKCGNAGIYLRSNSSNNRINANNITSTKGYAIIIDNEAIDNVIVDNYLDSEKGIGNAAVNNTIGNEISDNYVFIANYAINVSEIKYLGNGQFILTCGNELNGAVVKFYDWDDKFIGDTTVSNGGAVYNYAFDETYTPATYRFTAQLFKENYKLSVYEMLVDVNKADVIVTFENITMTQGDTQSISLKIIDPLGNPIKEATVKFNRQSARDFPMGTAVSDSQGIAKISYELPVSLGTGDYIVRADISGLSNYNDASVESKLTVSPRLDVMISINSNMYVKGILGTLKDSNGNIIGNKKVSVKLGSTTYSITSNDEGKLVLPADAKAGSYQATVNSPAEGKYSENTLTSKVLIVNPISGGKNYSVYYGNTVKYKVRILDTKGKAVGAGKVVNFKVNGKTIKSKTDKSGYATASVKLGVGKYTIAATYGGVSTSNNIVFKATLSAKNIVHKKAKTIKFSTKLVDKKGKVLKGKKITFKISGKKYSAKTNKKGVATAAIKNLKVGKFTITSSYGGCTIKNTIQIKK; encoded by the coding sequence ATGGATGGAGCGCATGTTATTTCCGAAATTTATCAAACATACGGAATTTTATTATTATACTCATCAAATAATGTAGTTTCAGGAAATAATGTAAATGTCACTTCCAAATTAGCTGAAGTCCATTCAACCACTGGCAAAGACAACTCTACTAACTCACTAGTCGGTATAGATTTATATTTCAATAGTCATAACAATGTTTTTTCAAACAATATTGTTAATGTAAAAGGCAAAGACAATTATGTTTATGGAATGGGTGTTTTAGGTTATAACACTGGTCATAAAGCTCCTGAAGGTCAAGGCGCTACAAACAATACTTTTGAAGGCAATATCATAACTCTTGAAAGTCCGTATTTTGCTACTGGTTTAATTGTGGGTGCTGAATCTGAAGGAACAATCTTAAAAGACAATGTCATTTTCTTAAATGCAAATGGTGTTACTTATGGAATTACATTGGAACTGTCAAAAATGACCACTATTGAAGGAAATGACGTTACTTTGAATTCAGAAGTTATTTATGGAATTGAAGCATTATCCTCTGATGGTAATGTAATAATCGGCAATGATTTTAAAACTGATGCAAAACAGGTTTATGGAATCTTGCTTTCTATTTGTAAAGAAAATATTATTTCAAACAATATCATATCTGCAAACGGTAATGGTGAAGAGTTGACTATTAGAAACTTGGATTCAATTAAATGCGGAAATGCAGGAATATATCTTAGATCAAATTCTTCAAATAACAGAATAAATGCCAATAATATTACTTCAACCAAAGGTTATGCAATTATAATTGATAATGAAGCTATTGATAATGTTATTGTGGATAATTATTTGGATTCAGAAAAAGGCATTGGTAATGCTGCAGTAAACAACACAATTGGAAATGAGATTTCTGACAATTATGTCTTCATTGCTAATTATGCTATTAACGTAAGTGAAATTAAATATTTGGGAAATGGTCAATTTATTTTAACCTGTGGTAATGAATTAAATGGTGCTGTTGTCAAATTTTATGATTGGGATGATAAATTTATAGGTGATACAACAGTTTCAAATGGTGGTGCTGTTTATAACTACGCCTTTGATGAAACTTACACTCCTGCAACCTATCGATTTACAGCACAACTGTTTAAGGAAAATTACAAATTATCTGTCTATGAAATGTTGGTTGATGTTAATAAAGCTGATGTTATTGTGACATTTGAGAATATAACAATGACTCAGGGTGATACTCAATCAATTTCTTTAAAAATTATTGATCCTTTAGGCAATCCAATTAAAGAAGCTACTGTTAAATTTAACAGGCAAAGTGCTAGAGACTTCCCTATGGGAACAGCAGTATCGGATAGTCAGGGTATTGCAAAAATATCCTATGAACTTCCTGTTTCATTGGGTACTGGTGATTACATTGTTCGTGCAGACATATCTGGGTTAAGCAATTATAATGATGCAAGTGTTGAGTCTAAATTAACTGTTTCACCAAGACTCGATGTTATGATATCTATTAATTCCAACATGTATGTCAAAGGAATATTAGGTACTTTAAAAGATTCCAATGGCAATATTATTGGAAATAAAAAAGTATCTGTGAAACTTGGTTCAACTACCTATTCAATTACTTCAAATGATGAAGGAAAACTTGTATTGCCTGCAGATGCCAAAGCGGGTTCTTATCAGGCAACTGTTAATTCACCTGCTGAAGGCAAATACTCTGAAAATACTCTTACATCAAAAGTACTTATTGTTAATCCTATATCTGGAGGCAAGAATTACTCCGTTTATTATGGAAACACTGTAAAGTATAAAGTCCGCATATTGGACACTAAGGGTAAGGCTGTAGGTGCCGGAAAAGTTGTCAATTTCAAAGTCAATGGCAAAACAATAAAATCCAAAACTGATAAATCAGGTTATGCAACCGCTTCAGTTAAGTTAGGCGTGGGCAAGTATACTATTGCTGCAACTTATGGTGGTGTTTCCACATCCAATAATATTGTCTTTAAAGCAACTTTGTCTGCAAAAAATATAGTGCATAAAAAAGCCAAAACAATTAAATTCTCCACTAAATTAGTGGATAAAAAAGGTAAAGTCTTAAAGGGTAAAAAGATTACTTTTAAAATTAGTGGTAAAAAGTATTCTGCTAAAACAAACAAAAAAGGTGTTGCAACTGCCGCTATCAAAAATTTAAAAGTAGGTAAATTCACAATAACTTCAAGTTATGGTGGATGTACTATTAAGAATACTATACAGATTAAAAAATAA
- a CDS encoding right-handed parallel beta-helix repeat-containing protein, whose translation MSKKINICLVLLLLLVSIGAVSAVENLNETNAVSNEAIYDAVEVSSDVNINHNSNDVLTVEDSQNQLESSSHTINDANYNQYFDLKGNLVSSKVNEGDTINLDGNFSSKNFIFNKKINVVGTSSNNMKNSMISLLSGASGSSISHLNIANTKAETYGIFLNSASNCVIDGCTIKNTGRASYAICVANGANHNNVTDNDLKTYGITYGHGTRSTPTLLVSGSHYNYIANNKVEVDDANGIYLSSYDGGPIKGGLSNFNVIYNNTVMCNKDVLPTSWSYTIQIMGNNNTIKANKVIRGYRGISSSGYGNIFTDNIIRNITGADYNHLGVETGGEYAIVGSYGAIVKNNTIIDCKIISTGAGITVIDNSIVENNWVNVTKAGRGIVAAGSNVVIRNNTVFTEFGSGIYEKDEGSGLLIENNVVTSDSGVGILIEKLSSRRMPSNVNIIGNTVRTGNKVAIDASGVQANTSDIDVQSNNVFGKDIHTPAGVIDTSKPTYIYKGTTLTITPSNFDEYINANGGLTDLVNDGDILKFKGTFDNKVIYINKGIKITGENPIFYNSTFKVTTGNVLIENLNIINKEAERVNAWGIFVNQAQGVRIINNNISVNDPKASYAVYVLESTFVDVWNNQLTSEGDYLTFTLLSYACEDCNFANNTIKTIGTGDVYNFRPETCIDGNEIVIDGKQYCIDGNELYIDGKSYCIDGNELVIDGKSYCIDGNEIVIDGKQYCIDGNELVIEMVMSLL comes from the coding sequence ATGAGTAAAAAAATTAATATTTGTTTAGTTTTATTGCTTTTATTGGTTTCAATTGGTGCGGTTAGCGCTGTGGAAAATTTAAATGAAACTAATGCTGTAAGTAATGAAGCTATTTATGATGCTGTTGAAGTATCTTCTGATGTTAATATTAATCATAATTCTAATGATGTTTTAACGGTAGAAGATTCACAAAATCAGTTGGAATCTTCTTCACATACAATAAATGATGCGAATTATAATCAATATTTTGATTTAAAGGGTAATTTGGTATCTTCAAAGGTAAATGAAGGAGATACAATTAATTTGGATGGAAATTTTTCATCAAAGAATTTTATTTTCAATAAAAAAATCAATGTTGTGGGAACTTCTTCAAATAACATGAAAAATTCTATGATTTCACTGTTAAGCGGTGCTTCTGGAAGTTCAATATCACACCTTAATATTGCAAATACAAAAGCTGAGACTTACGGTATATTTTTAAACTCAGCAAGCAATTGTGTAATTGATGGTTGTACTATAAAAAATACTGGAAGGGCTTCTTATGCAATTTGTGTTGCAAATGGTGCTAACCATAATAATGTAACTGACAATGACTTAAAGACATACGGTATTACATATGGTCATGGTACAAGATCCACTCCAACACTGCTTGTAAGTGGTTCTCATTATAACTACATTGCTAATAATAAAGTGGAAGTTGATGATGCTAATGGTATTTACCTGTCTAGTTATGATGGTGGCCCTATAAAAGGAGGTCTTTCTAATTTCAATGTTATTTATAATAATACTGTAATGTGCAATAAGGATGTTTTACCTACTTCATGGAGTTATACCATTCAAATCATGGGTAACAATAATACAATTAAAGCTAATAAGGTTATTAGAGGTTATAGAGGTATTTCTTCTTCCGGTTATGGTAATATTTTCACAGACAATATTATTAGAAATATCACAGGTGCTGATTACAACCACCTTGGCGTTGAAACTGGTGGGGAGTATGCAATTGTAGGATCTTACGGTGCAATTGTTAAAAATAACACTATTATTGATTGTAAAATAATATCAACTGGTGCAGGAATAACCGTTATTGATAATTCCATTGTAGAAAACAATTGGGTGAATGTAACAAAAGCAGGTAGGGGTATTGTTGCTGCCGGTTCAAATGTTGTAATTAGAAATAATACTGTTTTCACAGAATTTGGATCTGGAATTTATGAAAAAGATGAAGGTTCTGGTCTTTTGATTGAAAATAATGTTGTTACTTCTGATTCTGGTGTTGGAATTTTAATCGAAAAATTAAGTTCCAGAAGAATGCCTTCTAATGTTAATATTATTGGAAACACAGTTAGAACTGGTAATAAGGTTGCAATTGATGCAAGTGGTGTTCAAGCTAACACTTCTGATATTGATGTTCAGTCTAATAATGTATTTGGAAAAGATATTCACACTCCTGCAGGTGTTATTGATACTTCAAAACCAACTTATATTTATAAAGGTACCACTTTAACAATCACACCATCTAATTTTGATGAATATATCAATGCAAATGGTGGTTTGACTGATTTGGTTAATGATGGTGATATTTTAAAATTTAAAGGTACATTCGATAATAAGGTAATATACATAAATAAAGGTATCAAAATCACTGGTGAAAATCCTATATTTTATAATTCCACATTTAAAGTCACTACTGGCAATGTATTAATTGAAAATCTAAACATTATCAATAAGGAAGCAGAAAGAGTCAATGCATGGGGAATTTTCGTAAATCAGGCTCAAGGTGTAAGAATTATTAACAATAATATTTCTGTAAACGACCCTAAGGCATCTTATGCTGTTTATGTTTTAGAATCAACATTTGTTGACGTGTGGAATAATCAATTAACTTCTGAAGGGGATTATTTAACATTTACTTTACTTTCATATGCTTGTGAAGATTGTAATTTTGCAAACAATACTATTAAAACAATTGGTACTGGGGATGTTTATAATTTCAGACCGGAAACCTGTATTGATGGTAACGAAATTGTTATAGATGGAAAACAATATTGCATTGATGGTAATGAGTTATATATTGATGGAAAATCTTATTGTATTGATGGTAATGAGCTTGTTATAGATGGTAAGTCTTATTGTATTGATGGTAACGAAATTGTTATAGATGGAAAACAGTATTGTATTGATGGTAATGAGCTTGTAATTGAGATGGTAATGAGCTTGTTATAG